CGATCACATCATCAGCATCTCAAATTACACCAAAAAAGGTTTGGTAGAAAAATATAATATTCCAGCCGAGAAAATTACAACTATATACTTGACCTTTAATAAGGATATATTCACCTCTGGAGCCAAGCCAGTAAAGTCCGAGTACCCTTATTTTTTCTACCCCGCAGGCAGGTGGCAACATAAAAACCACAGCCGGCTTATTAATGCCTTTGCTGCGGTGGCTAAGCAGAACGCCAGTGTCAGACTTAAGCTAACCGGAACCGTCCAATCACAAGATGAAGCGATCGCAAGCCAGATTAAAAGCTTAGGCTTGGGGGGGCGTATAGATTTTCTAGGCCATGTTTCAGAAAAACAGTTGCCGGATTTATATCGGGGAGCCACGGCCTTAATCTTCCCCTCTTTATTTGAGGGGTTCGGTATACCTATAGTGGAAGCCATGGCCAGTGGCTGCCCTGTGGCCTGCTCTAATACGACATCTCTGCCCGAGGTGGGCGGCCAAGCAGCCCTCTATTTTGATCCTGCCAAAGAATCAGAAATAACGGATGCTATGATTAGATTGTTAAATGACGAGAGCCTTAGACAGCGCCTGGCTAAGCTGGGCTTCGATCAGGTTAGGAAATTTACGCCTGAAGCAATGGCAAGGCAGACAGTAAAGAT
This region of Candidatus Dormiibacterota bacterium genomic DNA includes:
- a CDS encoding glycosyltransferase family 1 protein, with protein sequence MKIGIVGPNAQPGRIGGLEILFLNLIKFLGEYDKENSYTLYLPEVYDKKIDLPGNFTLVRPQSKLDWWGYLDPRVWGRPNYRRDQGLRRFFANEPVDLLHFPFTTIHPQGIKKKKVLTFADLQQEYFPEFFDEAELVHRRLSYKPSAMEADHIISISNYTKKGLVEKYNIPAEKITTIYLTFNKDIFTSGAKPVKSEYPYFFYPAGRWQHKNHSRLINAFAAVAKQNASVRLKLTGTVQSQDEAIASQIKSLGLGGRIDFLGHVSEKQLPDLYRGATALIFPSLFEGFGIPIVEAMASGCPVACSNTTSLPEVGGQAALYFDPAKESEITDAMIRLLNDESLRQRLAKLGFDQVRKFTPEAMARQTVKIYELVNKEKNETY